One stretch of Bombina bombina isolate aBomBom1 chromosome 7, aBomBom1.pri, whole genome shotgun sequence DNA includes these proteins:
- the LOC128667150 gene encoding E3 ubiquitin/ISG15 ligase TRIM25-like, producing MATAEDLREELTCPICLSLYTEPVNLSCGHNFCLGCIESVLGTQEDPGLYTCPECRKEFSNRPKLQRNIALCNVVKHLQITQPEQKDTGVFCTYCVHSPVPAAKSCLLCEASLCDTHLRVHSKSEEHVLTEPTTSWGNRKCYKHRELLKYYCTEDAVCICVSCSLAGVHRGHQVELLNEASEKKKEKLRNVLQKLTTKREKTEKRVQSLQEHRRGVQEKAAGVTERLTALIRDIRKQLEDLEKRVLSDVTRQQEQVLLTISDLIQQLEKEKDELTRKMGYIEELCNMTDPLTVLQEQESHRGDFCGAEKGDNEVTQRGYKQVPAGGDLDEGLISVTLYRGLAYIVNNVQREIYMQVTSDILLDINTAQKNVIVSGDLKTVSWSLINHLRPETPERFTDAPQVLSTRSFSSGRHYWEVQTSESGFWRLGVCYPSMGRGGRQSVIGDNNKSWCLYSYNKDLYVTHNTIVTSLHPPLSCDTVGILLDYEAGRLTFYELCDPVRHLHTITVTFTKPLHAAFWVWCDGACVRILR from the coding sequence ATGGCAACTGCTGAGGATCTGAGAGAGGAGCTAACCTGCCCCATCTGCCTGAGCCTTTATACAGAGCCTGTAAATCTCAGCTGTGGCCATAACTTCTGCCTGGGCTGTATTGAGAGTGTGCTGGGTACCCAGGAGGATCCTGGGCTTTATACCTGTCCtgagtgcagaaaggaattcagtAACCGACCTAAGCTGCAGAGGAACATAGCGCTGTGTAATGTAGTGAAGCATTTACAGATTACTCAGCCAGAGCAAAAAGACACTGGGGTCTTCTGCACTTACTGTGTTCACTCTCCTGTACCTGCTGCTAAATCATGTCTGCTGTGTGAGGCTTCTCTGTGTGATACCCACCTGAGGGTACACAGCAAGTCTGAGGAACACGTCTTAACTGAACCcaccacttcctggggtaacagaaaatgctacaAACACAGGGAGCTGCTgaaatattactgcactgaggatgctgtctgtatctgtgtgtcctgctccctagCCGGAgtgcacaggggacaccaggtggagctgctgaatgaggcttctgagaagaagaaagagaaactgagaaatgttctgcagaaactgaccacaaagagagagaagactgagaaaagagtccagagtctgcaggagcacaggagaggggtgcaagagaaagcagctggtgtaacagagcgactcactgccctgattagggacatcaggaaacagctggaagacctagagaagcgagtcctgagtgacgtcacccggcagcaggagcaggttttactcacaatctctgatctcatccagcagctggaaaaagagaaggACGAGCTGACCAGGAAGATGGGTTACATTGAGGAgttgtgcaacatgactgacccattaactgtcctacaagaacaggaatcacacagagggGACTTTTGTGGTGCTGAGAAGGGAGATAATGAGGTCACACAGAGAGGTTATAAACAGGTCCCTGCTGGGGGGGATTTAGATGAGGGTCTGATCTCAGTGACCTTATACAGAGGTTTAGCTTATATTGTGAATAATGTACAGAGAGAGATCTATATGCAGGTGACATCAGACATATTACTGGATAtaaacactgctcaaaaaaatgttattgtatcaGGTGACCTGAAAACTGTATCCTGGTCACTAATAAACCATCTGCGACCAgaaacaccagagagatttacagaTGCTCCTCAGGTATTAAGCACCAGGAGCTTTTCCTCAGGACGACATTACTGGGAAGTGCAGACCAGTGAATCAGGGTTCTGGCGTCTAGGGGTTTGTTATCCCAGTATGGGGAGGGGGGGACGTCAGTCTGTAATAGGAGATAATAACAAGTCCTGgtgtttgtatagctataataaagATCTTTATGTGACACATAACACTATAGTTACCTCATTACatccccctctatcatgtgacacagTAGGAATACTGCTGGACTATGAGGCTGGGCGTCTGACCTTTTATGAGCTGTGTGACCCGGTCAGACACTTACACACCATCACTGTCACCTTCACAAAGCCTCTTCATGCTGCATTCTGGGTATGGTGTGATGGTgcttgtgtgagaatcctgcgctag